In a single window of the Rhodamnia argentea isolate NSW1041297 chromosome 2, ASM2092103v1, whole genome shotgun sequence genome:
- the LOC115728398 gene encoding metal transporter Nramp2-like, whose protein sequence is MPNCPAFFFACKPEIRRSNDSPAMPSPATRPNPQEHHHPKHREDDEENRLLTSKPLHSPPPPTSPSSPPSSDDDRDHECEYEPESAFSTRDKVRVFDVDAASEVAPPFSWKKLWLFTGPGFLMSIAFLDPGNLEGDLQAGAIAGYSLLWLLMWATLMGLLLQMLSARVGVVTGRHLAELCREEYPKWTRLVLWVMAEVTLVAADIQEVIGSAIGIQVLSRGVLPLWAGVIITASDCFMFLFLENYGVRKLEAVFAVLISTMALTFACMFAETKPSGKELLTGLLLPRLSSKTIRQAVGVVGCVITPHNVFLHSALVQSRNIDHQDKGRVQEALNYYSIESSAALSVMFTINLLVTSVFAKGFYGTEEAKTIGLVNAGNYLQEKYGGGFFPILYIWGIGLLAAGQSSTITGTYAGQFIMEGFLNLQLKKWLRATISRSLAIVPTIIVAIVFNTSEASLDILNEWLNVLQCIQIPFALIPLLTMVSQEHLMGSFKIGPLLERVAWTVAAILIMINGYLLVNFITSEVKGLLIGFLVCIGTAAYISFIIYLLLFGRIISPAWVSTKFSRIGH, encoded by the exons ATGCCCAACTGTCCCGCATTTTTTTTCGCATGCAAACCCGAAATTCGCCGATCCAACGACTCTCCGGCGATGCCTTCTCCGGCCACCCGACCCAATCCCCAAGAACACCACCATCCCAAGCACCGCGAAGACGACGAAGAGAACCGACTCTTAACCTCCAAGCCCCTTCActcacctcctcctcctaccTCTCCGTCATCGCCGCCGTCGTCCGACGATGACCGCGATCACGAGTGCGAGTACGAACCCGAGTCCGCATTCTCGACCCGGGACAAGGTCCGGGTCTTCGACGTCGACGCCGCGTCCGAAGTCGCGCCTCCCTTCTCGTGGAAGAAGCTCTGGCTCTTCACCGGCCCCGGTTTCCTGATGAGCATCGCGTTCTTGGATCCGGGCAATCTCGAGGGAGATCTCCAGGCCGGCGCGATCGCCGGATACTCGCTGCTCTGGCTGCTGATGTGGGCGACGTTAATGGGGCTCTTGCTGCAGATGCTGTCGGCCCGGGTCGGCGTCGTGACGGGCCGGCACCTGGCGGAGCTGTGCAGGGAGGAGTACCCGAAATGGACGCGGCTAGTGCTGTGGGTCATGGCCGAGGTCACTCTCGTCGCTGCGGACATCCAGGAGGTCATTGGGAGCGCCATCGGGATCCAGGTGCTCAGCCGCGGGGTGTTGCCTCTCTGGGCCGGGGTCATCATCACCGCGTCAGATTG TTTCATGTTTTTATTCCTTGAGAACTATGGAGTGAGGAAATTGGAAGCCGTTTTTGCAGTTCTCATATCAACAATGGCCTTGACCTTTGCCTGCATGTTTGCGGAGACAAAACCCAGCGGAAAAGAGCTTTTAACCG GTCTACTCCTTCCTAGACTTAGTTCAAAGACGATTAGGCAAGCTGTGGGAGTGGTGGGCTGCGTCATAACCCCTCACAATGTGTTTTTACACTCTGCCTTGGTGCAGTCGAGAAATATTGATCACCAGGATAAAGGCCGGGTCCAAGAGGCACTGAATTACTACTCCATCGAGTCGTCGGCTGCTCTTTCAGTCATGTTCACAATAAATTTGCTTGTGACATCTGTTTTTGCCAAGGGATTCTATGGTACGGAAGAAGCCAAGACAATTGGGCTAGTGAATGCTGGGAATTATCTTCAGGAGAAGTATGGGGGAGGGTTCTTTCCAATACTTTATATATGGGGTATCGGTTTGCTAGCAGCTGGACAGAGTAGTACGATAACCGGCACATATGCTGGGCAGTTCATCATGGAAGGTTTTCTCAACCTGCAGCTTAAGAAATGGCTTAGGGCAACTATCTCAAGGAGCCTTGCCATCGTGCCCACAATAATAGTGGCTATTGTCTTCAACACGTCTGAAGCTTCCCTGGACATTTTGAATGAATGGCTTAATGTGCTTCAGTGTATACAGATTCCTTTTGCTCTGATACCTCTGCTCACTATGGTATCCCAGGAGCACCTAATGGGTTCCTTCAAAATTGGTCCTCTCCTCGAG AGGGTGGCCTGGACTGTGGCTGCAATTTTGATAATGATCAACGGCTATCTGTTGGTGAATTTCATTACTTCAGAAGTGAAGGGGCTGCTCATCGGTTTCTTAGTTTGCATCGGCACAGCAGCCTATATATCCTTCATCATATATCTCCTCTTGTTTGGTCGCATAATTTCTCCTGCTTGGGTCAGCACAAAGTTCTCTCGCATCGGACATTGA
- the LOC115728396 gene encoding putative cyclin-A3-1 has product MAENGRSPRIAQGAAQKRAADARGDAEQEPAATKRKRVPLGDITNLSSPIVPAKRGGAAAATKTKVEAIGVSRSAASALSTVTGEGGDRKIGPPTSCGDYVSDIFRYLRNMEMEPKRRPLPDYIGKVQNDMTPNMRGKLVDWLVGVAEKYHLLSDTLYLSISYIDRFLSFNALTSQKLQLLGVSAMLISSKYEEINPPHVEDFCNITDNSYTKEEVVRMEDDILKALEFELGNPTTRTFLRRFGTVAQEGHKTMNLKLEFLGYYLAELSLLDYACVKFLPSVVAASVTFLARYIVRPETLPWTSSLQRYSGYNVKDLKECVQIIHDLYLGRRGGSLQAVREKYRQHKFKRVAVMPAPPHIPASYFEDVQE; this is encoded by the exons ATGGCGGAGAACGGACGAAGCCCGCGCATTGCCCAAGGGGCGGCGCAGAAGAGAGCTGCGGATGCGAGAGGCGATGCTGAACAGGAGCCAGCGGCGACGAAAAGGAAGAGGGTGCCGCTCGGAGATATCACCAATCTATCCAGCCCGATCGTCCCGGCGAAACGAGGCGGCGCCGCCGCCGCGACGAAGACCAAAGTCGAGGCCATCGGCGTGTCAAGGTCCGCCGCATCCGCTCTTTCAACGGTGACAGGGGAGGGCGGCGACCGCAAAATTGGTCCACCGACATCATGCGGAGATTATGTTTCCGACATCTTTCGCTACCTTCGCAACATGGAG ATGGAGCCAAAGAGGAGACCATTGCCTGATTACATTGGGAAAGTTCAGAATGATATGACTCCCAACATGAGAGGGAAATTGGTGGACTGGTTGGTGGGAGTTGCGGAGAAGTACCATCTTCTTTCAGACACGCTCTATCTCTCCATCTCTTACATTGATAGGTTCTTATCTTTCAATGCTTTGACTAGCCAAAAGCTCCAGCTACTTGGTGTTTCCGCAATGCTCATTTCCTC AAAGTACGAAGAAATCAACCCTCCTCATGTAGAAGATTTCTGTAACATAACAGACAACAGTTATACTAAGGAAGAG GTGGTTCGAATGGAGGATGATATATTGAAGGCTCTGGAGTTTGAATTGGGCAATCCCACAACAAGGACATTCCTAAG AAGATTTGGCACAGTTGCTCAAGAAGGTCACAAG ACTATGAATCTGAAACTGGAGTTCTTGGGCTACTACCTTGCCGAGCTAAGTTTGTTGGATTACGCCTGCGTGAAATTCTTGCCATCTGTTGTTGCTGCATCTGTCACATTCTTAGCAAGATATATAGTGCGGCCAGAAACTCTTCCCTGG ACTTCAAGCCTGCAGAGGTATTCAGGGTACAACGTGAAGGACCTGAAAGAGTGCGTTCAGATCATACATGACTTGTACCTGGGGAGAAGAGGAGGCTCCTTGCAAGCTGTACGAGAAAAATACAGGCAGCACAAG TTTAAACGGGTAGCTGTCATGCCTGCTCCTCCACACATACCAGCTTCTTATTTCGAAGATGTGCAGGAGTGA
- the LOC115728399 gene encoding MFP1 attachment factor 1-like, which yields MSDSEDITTAQPASSTATPADEDSHPPPPSGPISHPPPSEMEETVQDPLPPEPRKDATPAPNVAFSIWPPSQRTRDAVVARLIETLSTPSVLSKRYGTVPQDEAASAARAIEQEAFNAAGGAAAADDDGIEVLQIYSKEISKRMLDSVKTRAVAASPAATPAPAPGGDAAPPASSSEEASSTVESEA from the coding sequence ATGTCAGACTCAGAAGACATCACCACCGCCCAACCCGCCTCCTCCACCGCCACCCCCGCCGACGAGGACTCCCATCCGCCCCCGCCGTCCGGCCCAATCTCCCACCCTCCGCCGTCCGAGATGGAGGAGACCGTCCAAGATCCGCTCCCTCCGGAGCCCAGGAAGGACGCGACCCCCGCCCCTAACGTCGCCTTCAGCATCTGGCCCCCCTCGCAGCGCACCCGCGACGCCGTCGTTGCGCGCCTCATCGAGACCCTCTCCACCCCCTCCGTCCTCTCCAAGCGCTACGGCACCGTGCCCCAGGACGaggccgcctccgccgcccgcGCCATCGAGCAGGAGGCCTTCAACGCCGCCGGCGGCGCCGCCGCTGCCGACGACGACGGCATCGAGGTCCTCCAGATCTACTCCAAGGAGATCAGCAAGCGGATGCTCGACTCCGTCAAGACCCGCGCCGTCGCCGCCTCCCCCGCCGCGACCCCGGCCCCTGCCCCCGGCGGAGACGCCGCTCCCCCCGCCTCCTCCAGTGAGGAGGCCTCTTCTACTGTTGAGTCGGAGGCTTAG